The DNA segment GCTAAATAAACTATTATTTCACGTTCTACTATGGAAGTAGAAATTATTGATTTAGATACTGCTACTAGTGGTGCAGTATCATGTGATCTACCATTGTTGAATAAGCCTATACCTCCAATTCCaatgcattgtgatagtcaaattgctatatctaaagtgacaagcaaaattttaatgaaaaaagaagacacttaagagtgagacataagtttataagaaatttgatttctcatggtgtcatttctcttgactttgtcaggtcagTAAATAATATTGTGGATCCGCTTACAAAAAGATTGACATGTCAACAAGTATTTGAGTCGTCGAGGGGAATGAGATTAAAgcccattatttagttacaacaatggacacccgtctccgtgtgattggtgatcccatgaatggagttcaacgggtaacaacgaaattgtttgttgactaaagtacaccaaaatgaaatttaGCGGAGTTGTCcgtttctcattcctatgacgaggtgtattataaattgtggcaatattaaggttgaggtatttatatatgtgtatttttggtaaaaaaaaaaatacctcttaatgaatccgatgacaattattgtaggggtgggggtcacaacccactctttgaggattcacctagtgagtgtggtggtggggccgccactgtgagatatgggctaatctctaagtgacactcatgaaacaagatacaagcgcaaggccgtgtaacgcgctaccactgattagaacctaattgaacgtcaatattgtaggggttgtgtactaaagtccggttaaagaatatgtagttcaagacaatCAAGTCACTACATATTTCTCGGatggaagttcataaacactaggtataaggctcaaacccggaaggttccttataccgaaatacaatatcacatgctctttctcttatgtttttatacaaattatcttttagaaaatatattttaaaattttaaattatgtgggggaatgttggtaaatatttgtgttttaatttaaaatttataaatatatatattaattttattttataaaataatatttattttagattctctttagattttgttttaatgagtcaaactagtttgttatatttgttgtgacaactgtaggttggttttccaacggtcatatttctaacggtcatattttgttgttacaaaatgcctatatatatctcttCCCTCCTTTCTAGAAATGACAGACTGAGAGCTCTGGTTTCTTTCTGCCAAcaatttatctctttcttttcctatacaaaacttaatttttgtgagagcaagagcattggtgttcataaggttcggggatcctttcgctgcacacgatcggaaccaacgggttgtcgtatcttgggagaggagcgcaatcagaatttcttacccgtgcagtgggggcgttttctctctaaggatagcgtttacgcGCTCCAACCCAGGCTATTTAATTCTTtcccttaatttaatttttccttgtgctcattgtatgatataatgcattatttatgtgctatcaattaaatttaatttgtcattgctattttgttatttaattcaagactgtgcatcttcttcgtatttattttccttcatttttatttttttgttttattttccaacaGTCCTTTCAGGTTCAATTCTTGCAAAGATTGCAACCTTCATTTTCTCGGTAAATGACGGCATTgtacttaagaaaaaaaaaatgaaagagatgGTGACAAGACATTTCAATGAAAAGCCTGCATTAAAGTTAATATACTAATAGTGCTCACAACACTCTTCCCTAATCCACAATAAACTCAGTAATGATCTGCTACAGGTCTAGAAGGGAATAGCCTCAAAAGAAAAGTCATCAATGACCAAAGGCACACAATCCCTAGTACTTGGAAGGTGATTAACATTGCGAACAAAGCTCCACTTCGTTCTGCCAATTCAGGACTCGCAGGAAGCCCCTTCATAGAGAATAACAACTTCTCGGCAAAATTAGCAGCTTTTGTAAGCTGATACAGTCTGTATACCTGGCAAAACAATTTAGAATGTTATAAACTAATTACAGGTAAAGCCAAATTTCAGTTATACACCCCTGCCATCTGTTGACAGAAGAGTCAAGCTGCATCAGATCTTAAATCGAtcttaaatcaaacaaataGGCAAACCTCAAATATAGCAGGGACTAGAGGCCAGCAAGATGACCCACGATTGTCCAAAGCTTTCTCAAATGCCATTTGTGCAACACAGCCAACTAAAAATGGAGTTATAGCAACAAATGCTGCAATGCGAATTGCTGACCAGGTCACAAACAAAAGAATGAGAGGAGCAATAATCTTCAAACCCATGGTGAAGAAAGCAGAGAATAGGTATCCTCTGAGGCCAGTGATAAGACCCCATCTTTTTGAGCTGTACTGCAAATACGGCCTCTGGACACGATCAGTCACATGCAAGAATGTTGCCAGTCCAATGTAGAACAGGACCTCATGAGAGAATGTAGTCACAATATCTGCATTTTATTGGTAAAAGAAATGTGCATAAGAGATGCTAGTATAAGGGTTCTTACAAAAACAAAGCTATGAAAATTACAGAACTCCATCCAGACATCCAAACTTCTTTTAATAGAAAATTCGACTTCCTTGTCCAAAGACATATAGCTCAGCAGTCCACTGTCTAAAAGAACTCTATGGAAACACAATTTTACCAAAATAGCTAAAAGTTATACAAGCAACAAAGGGTTTGATTCAATCCTCAATATGTGCTAGTGAGAACTCTACCAACAGGTAAGTGAACTAATTACTTAAGCCTACATCCACACCACTGATAACCTCCAGAAATACAGCAAAATGCAACGGGAATGCAGTAGCATCAGACATTGTCAATTTCACAACAGTTATTATTCCAGAGATAAGATAACAATGTCAATACCTAACATCTCTTGTGCTTTTGTCTAAGaatttattttcacataaatgtCAAAGTTCTTTGACATTGTTCTTCCCCCACATGTTTGGTTTAAGATTGGTAGGATAACCAGTGAGGGTTAGGTAGGTTCTCAACTTCTCGGTTTTCCCAGTACATAGACAGACAAATACTAGATAAGTAATAGTGTCTGTACAGAATCAGAGGACTCTTGAAAGAAATTGTATGAATTCAATTAaggttttgataaaataataataataatgagatgattttgaaatttggaTATCACTCTGCAACTTATATTGAGCCAATATGTTAGGaaccaaaaattgaaatggcaaagaaaagaaagaatttgaaagaattttatttaataggatgagaagaacagaaaataggagagaaaattcTCCACCAAGggtttcccctttacaaagatttctcctttcaaaaagaGCTAATGCTCAATCTACAAATGATAAGATCCTCCTCCCGCCTatccttcttcccctatttatatctaataaacccctctaactaactaactaatcaATATCATAACTGTAGTAACTAACTCCCTCTTCCTCATAGTCCTAACACAATAACTAATTTGGTATTAACAGCAGCAAGAAATCTTAACAATGTATTCATAATGCAGACAAaatagagggggggggggggggcatcACATTTAATGATTATGAACACAACTACACCCAACCTATGTTTTGGTAGTTTTTTCAAAGTTTGACTTTCTGCAACACAAACTACCATCCAATTTCAAGAACATAAGGGTCAAAATTCAAAGAGGGTAAGAAAAAGCACAAAATTGCATCCATTCCATACCTATTAACATCACATTATTAAGGAAAGCTTCAACCACATTGTCAACAAAAAACTGTGGCAAAGTCAAAGATGCTATGAACGCAGCAGGAGCTAAGACCCACAAGAAAGAGCCACCCTTTACTCCAAAGGGGGAAGATTCCAATTTCCCTTCTTCTACCGATTGGTGTGTCAAGCCACAAAAGGAGACAGAACCTGATTTACCATGAAACGGTTCCACCCCGTTAAATGTAGTAACGGGTACACTAGAACTTTGTTTTGGATGAACTTCCAAGCCACCATTTAAATTGGAATCAGAAGCATGTACTAGAAGCTTCTTGGATTCGCTCAATCCCAAAAGTGAAGTCTCTTTAATCACCCATTTTAAacctgtaataaaaaaaatcaatttgttgAATTTTCTGGTGTAAACAGAGACCCGATAACCACAGacaacaaaatcatttttttaaaaataaattggtgAAATTCTGAACCGGCGAATGCAGCACCCATACGATGAGTGGGAGGGATAAACGTACATTTTGAGGGGTTTCCGAACCGAAATCTATGAATTTGGTTTGTTAATGGAGCGTGGGTTCCAAACGCTGGTGACTGCGAATATAACATTAACGAGTTGGTGAATAGTAATCGGGAATTGCAGAGAAGAGTTAGAATGGTAACAAAGAAAAATTGATTCGAAGGTGTCGGTTAAGGTTTACTCACTGATAGAATACGATGATTGGAAAAGTGAAGTGGTTGAGAGGGAAGAGCGCAACAAAGGGTCTGAAGTTCCATCACTCACTCACTTTAGGGTTTTAGAACTATGAGCTTGCGAGGCTATCCCCTGCTTCTAAAACCCGTTGTTATATTCGCTGGAGTGATTAATCCTTTTGATTACTTTTACAATTTTCTTACTAAAATAggttatttctaaaataaattattgtcatGGGTTTATTTTGATCAAGGTTGATGGTCAAAGTGATAACTTGAAGACCTCATTGTCCAGTCAACAAAaagatgaaataataattttaaatctttgtTTCATCATAAGCATAGTGTTATAATTTTCAGGAACaattgaaaacaataatttttattttatgaatttataatttaaaagtaaactATTTCATGTCTATAAAAAGTTTGAGCCTCTCTCTTAGAGGAAaatcctattttattttttatttttttactattagtcATTCATCTCCTTATATTTTCTTGTAACTAGTCATTTATTCTATCGATCTCTGAAGTGTAAATGGAGCCTAGTAGTTAATGTCCTTGTAATGTAACTGTTATTGCTTATAAATTGGGTATTTACCAATACaagaacaaacaaaatataatattaatattttgtgttcaaaatacaatataagcaaacaaaaaataatggagTCTATTTAATTGATTGGGAACTGAGTTgttataaatttaatgataCATGTTTTCAATTCTTATGTTCAAATATAATTaggataaataaaaattcttaaaaaatattttcataaaactaaaaactagctagtttttatatttatctgaTTTTTCTAGCATCATGTAAACTTTTATGtgttaaaaagttataatttcaAGATATTGTGttcaaatacaatattattatttaaaatataatttctataatCTCTTAGATTAtctaatttctttattatttttaatataaaaataagtatatcaatttagtttattttattttagaaccACTCTTTACAAGAGCATGCGAATAATAAGAAAACAACTCACCCTATCCTCACTTCAAACTTAAACAAAGTTTGAGTGACAAcactatattttattattggtttTTTTTGGCTCTCTCTATTTTGTTCTGTTTTTTGCTACTaagcttttttgtgaataaGGTTATAAGGTGATAAGTGATTCTTAATTTGGTAACGCAATATCACGGATAACAGATTCTTTCttagatatttaaaaataagattaatgtcTATACATTGATGGTATAGAATAATTGTACATTATCATTCGATCACAAATCATCATTTAAAttgctttaaaataattattttaaaaattaataaacttatcttatataataaattataatttaataattgtgtaaaactttttatactatcaattataatcctttttctaattaagaattaacaagAACCAAAGGCCACAATATAAAATGTAGTGGAATAACAACTACTTATGTATTATGGGAGAGTAACCTATttgtattaaacattttttttttaccgagTGAATAACAATTTGGGGCGCAGCCAGCTCTAGTTCAACGGACAAAGCCCCAGCGAGGTTCTCTGAAATTGAACATTGATGCATCCATTTTTGAAAGACAGCAGCAATATGGAGTAGGAATATGCATTCAAGTGCAATATTCGAAACTGACTGCAAATTGTTAGTGGAAAGTATTTACTCCAAACAAAACGGATCCTCTGAATTTCACATGTTGGTTGATAAATGTAAgcttttgttaaatttaatcTCAAACTCAATGGTGAGTTTTGTAAGGAGACAAGCAAACATAGTTGGCCACAATCTTGCAAAGGCTTTTAAGTTTAATGCTCACATCTAACTCTTTGATCGAATTTCAAAATGTATCTTTTCTCAGATTATGAATGAAATGCAATAATcttggttcatttttttttatatatataaaaaaaaaaaacaat comes from the Glycine soja cultivar W05 chromosome 6, ASM419377v2, whole genome shotgun sequence genome and includes:
- the LOC114414682 gene encoding uncharacterized protein LOC114414682, with the protein product MELQTLCCALPSQPLHFSNHRILSSPAFGTHAPLTNQIHRFRFGNPSKCLKWVIKETSLLGLSESKKLLVHASDSNLNGGLEVHPKQSSSVPVTTFNGVEPFHGKSGSVSFCGLTHQSVEEGKLESSPFGVKGGSFLWVLAPAAFIASLTLPQFFVDNVVEAFLNNVMLIDIVTTFSHEVLFYIGLATFLHVTDRVQRPYLQYSSKRWGLITGLRGYLFSAFFTMGLKIIAPLILLFVTWSAIRIAAFVAITPFLVGCVAQMAFEKALDNRGSSCWPLVPAIFEVYRLYQLTKAANFAEKLLFSMKGLPASPELAERSGALFAMLITFQVLGIVCLWSLMTFLLRLFPSRPVADHY